DNA sequence from the Pseudoxanthomonas indica genome:
TGCAGCGTCGGAGCCCACCGTGCTGCGCGGCTCATCTGGTTCCTCTGCGGAATTTCTAGGAGACTTCCGATTCCTCTCTGGCCTTTCATTCCGGATCAATAGGGTGTCGATGAGATGTATACGCAGTAGATTTATATCTATCAGCCAGGTACTGCGACACATCTAAGAAAGGACCGAGCTCTTCGCCCGGTCATGGCTGGCATGCACTCAATCGGCTTCCCGTGGACCCCCTAGGAGAGACCATGCAAAGCCAGTCACAGATGCGCCGCTCAGCCACCACCACCCACAGCACCCGCGTGAATCCGGGTTGGCTCCGATGGCAGCGCACAATGGTCGCGCAGGGTTTGCTTGTCCTTTTCGCATTCTGGGTGATGGGATCGGCGCATGCGGCCTACAGATGCAATACGCGGACGCCAGCCGACATCGACCTGCCGTTCGCGAAAACGATTTCTGTCCCACCCGGCTTGAAGGCCGGCAGCGCCATCACTGCCTGGACCGCGGTCGACAGCATCGAGAAGGCTTATGTTTGCGCGACCCGTGAGCGTGATCGCATCGGCGTCTACAACGTCGGCATCAACCTGTCCCCATCAGGCTACACCTATGGAACCAACCCGCAGTACACCGTGTGGAAGACCAATCTGACCGGTGTAGGCGTCGCCGTGCGGACCTGGACCTACCTGCGCTGGATCGTCGGCGTGCAGGGAGGGTGCAGCGACGGTTGGCGTGGCCCCACCAATCTGACCACCACGGCCATTGTCACCGGCTCGGGCGTAGGCAGCGCCAGCGGCGCCTCTGCGAGCTGTGGCGGCACCCTGATCCAGTCGGCGGGCTGGGGCGGCAAGTCCGAGGCCATACTGGTGAAAATCGGCGATGTCAGTCCAGGCAGCTTCAAGCGGACACAAATCTATGCAATGCGTATTGGCGGCAGTGGTGACAGCTGGTACGGAGCCGGCACCTACGACCGCAAGTACTATCTGGGCAGCACCAGCTTCACGCGGCCGACATGCAGTACGCCGGACGTCACGGTCGACATGGGCAAGCATTCCAATGGTTCGTTTGCCGGCGTGGGTTCGACATTGGCGCCGGTGAAATTCACCGTCAGCATCAACAGCTGTCCCACTGGTTACAGCAAAGTCAGCTATCTTTTCAGTTCCCTGCAAGCCGTTGACAATGACATGGGCCTGCTGAAGATGACGTCCACATCCTCGGCCAAAGGCATCGGACTGAAGCTGATGCGAAGTGACGGTTCGGCTCTGAAAATGCAAGCCTGGAACAAGCTTGACGACTATCAGTCAAGCAAAGGGGGCGACTCGAAGATCACCCTGCGGGCAGCTTTGTACCGCACAGGCGAGGTAAGTCCAGGAAACTTCAGTTCAGAAGTGCTGCTGACCATGGGCTACGAATAGCCGCAGGTACGGCGGCAGCGCCGATGCCGAGTTGACCATCGCGATGAGCTATCAATAGTTCGATGCCGGACTTTTCCTACAGTCGGGTGCGGGAAAATCCGAGTGCAGGCCCAGTCGAGCTGCTCCAACCTATGTGCGACCCGCGTTGGGGTCGAGCCCGCAAAACCCGGGCAGCACGAGGATGGAAGATGGCGAAACGCTGGACGACCTGGATGGCAATCTTGCCGATGACTGTGCTCGTGCCGA
Encoded proteins:
- a CDS encoding fimbrial protein, translated to MQSQSQMRRSATTTHSTRVNPGWLRWQRTMVAQGLLVLFAFWVMGSAHAAYRCNTRTPADIDLPFAKTISVPPGLKAGSAITAWTAVDSIEKAYVCATRERDRIGVYNVGINLSPSGYTYGTNPQYTVWKTNLTGVGVAVRTWTYLRWIVGVQGGCSDGWRGPTNLTTTAIVTGSGVGSASGASASCGGTLIQSAGWGGKSEAILVKIGDVSPGSFKRTQIYAMRIGGSGDSWYGAGTYDRKYYLGSTSFTRPTCSTPDVTVDMGKHSNGSFAGVGSTLAPVKFTVSINSCPTGYSKVSYLFSSLQAVDNDMGLLKMTSTSSAKGIGLKLMRSDGSALKMQAWNKLDDYQSSKGGDSKITLRAALYRTGEVSPGNFSSEVLLTMGYE